Proteins from one Malania oleifera isolate guangnan ecotype guangnan chromosome 4, ASM2987363v1, whole genome shotgun sequence genomic window:
- the LOC131153715 gene encoding uncharacterized protein LOC131153715 — MGIADATAEEEGRANKVIKRLRIFSSVALKLGDDKFPSRCLELNSENDSPDSKTNKLSSGAHHRVDHDFEKPRAENIGGDFNGIEAVRTTLLDKLKVNFGREWEAVTAESSSFAPTAKPWNLRARKVERKATIDGDKAKFTIPLSRQEVEEDYLAMLGHKPPRRPKKRAKAVQKEIDALFPGSTLTGITAHRYKVPGRRG, encoded by the exons ATGGGGATTGCGGATGCGACGGCGGAAGAGGAAGGGCGCGCAAACAAGGTCATAAAGCGTCTGCGTATATTCTCCTCGGTGGCTTTGAAGCTGGGGGATGACAAGTTCCCCAGCCGGTGCCTCGAACTGAACTCTGAAAACGATTCACCTGACTCCAAAACCAACAAGCTGTCGTCCGGGGCTCACCATCGGGTCGATCATGATTTCGAGAAGCCGAGGGCTGAGAATATTGGCGGCGACTTTAATGGAATCGAAGCGGTGAGAACGACGCTGTTGGATAAGTTGAAGGTTAATTTCGGGAGAGAATGGGAAGCGGTCACGGCGGAGTCGTCGTCGTTTGCTCCCACCGCCAAGCCGTGGAATCTGAGGGCGAGGAAAGTTGAGCGCAAGGCGACGATCGACGGTGACAAAGCGAAATTCACGATACCGCTTTCACGGCAGGAGGTGGAGGAGGATTATTTGGCGATGTTGGGACACAAACCCCCGCGTAGGCCCAAGAAGCGAGCCAAGGCGGTCCAGAAGGAAATAGAC GCTCTTTTTCCAGGCTCAACGTTAACTGGAATTACAGCCCACAGATACAAAGTTCCTGGGCGGAGAGGATAG
- the LOC131153716 gene encoding uncharacterized protein LOC131153716, with amino-acid sequence MGIADATAEEEGRANKVIKRLRIFSSVALKLGDDKFPSWCLELNSENDSPDSKTHKPSSGAHHRVDHDFEKPRAENIGGDFNGIEAVRTMLLVDRQEQVDKLKVNFGREWEAVTAESSSFAPTAKKWNLRARKVARKATIDGDEAKFTIPLSRQEVEEDYLAMLGHKPPRRPKKRAKAVQKEIDALFPGSTLTGITAHRYKVPGRRG; translated from the exons ATGGGGATTGCGGATGCGACGGCGGAAGAGGAAGGGCGCGCAAACAAGGTCATAAAGCGTCTGCGTATATTCTCCTCGGTGGCTTTGAAGCTGGGGGATGACAAGTTCCCCAGCTGGTGCCTCGAACTGAACTCTGAAAACGATTCACCTGACTCCAAAACCCACAAGCCATCGTCCGGGGCTCACCATCGGGTCGATCATGATTTCGAGAAACCGAGGGCTGAGAATATTGGCGGCGACTTTAATGGAATCGAAGCGGTGAGAACGATGTTGTTGGTCGATCGCCAAGAGCAGGTGGATAAGTTGAAGGTTAATTTCGGGAGAGAATGGGAAGCGGTCACGGCGGAGTCGTCGTCGTTTGCTCCAACCGCCAAAAAGTGGAATCTGAGGGCGAGGAAAGTTGCGCGCAAGGCGACGATCGACGGCGACGAAGCGAAATTCACGATACCGCTTTCACGGCAGGAGGTGGAGGAGGATTATTTGGCGATGTTGGGACACAAACCCCCGCGTAGGCCCAAGAAGCGAGCCAAGGCGGTCCAGAAGGAAATAGAC GCTCTTTTTCCAGGCTCAACGTTAACTGGAATTACTGCCCACAGATACAAAGTTCCTGGGCGTAGAGGATAG